In the genome of bacterium, the window CGCGATGGCGTACGTTTTCGCAATGAAATAGACGGAAACGAAGTTTTCATGACACCCGAGAGCTCCATCGAGATTCAGCACGCTCTCGGCGCCGACATCATCATGGCTTTCGACGAGTGCACCCCCTTCCCGGCAGATCGCGAGATGGCGCAGCGGGGCGTCGACAGCACCCTGCGCTGGCTGGAGCGCTGCGTCAAAGCGCACGGTTCCAGCGAGCAGGCGTTGTTTGGCATCGTGCAGGGGTCGGTCTATCCCGACCTGCGTCAGCGCTGTGCCGCGGCCGTCTGCGCACACGATCTGCCGGGGTTCGCGATTGGCGGAGTTTCGGTAGGTGAGGGGATCGAGGAGCTCAAACGCATCGTCTCGGTCACCGCGCCGTTACTACCCGAGGACAAGCCGCGCTATCTGATGGGCGTGGGTCTACCCGAAGATCTTCTGGAGTCGGTCGAGCGCGGCATGGACATGTTCGATTGCGTCATTCCAACGCGCTATGCGCGTTCAGCCACGCTGTTCACACGGCGCGGCCGTATTCGCATGACGCACAAGAACTACCGGCGCGATTTCTTCCCAATCGACCCGTCTTGCGATTGCTACGCGTGCCGCACGTTCACGCGCGCCTATCTGCATCACCTGTACGGGGCAAACGAAATCCTCAGCACGATTCTCGGCGCGATTCACAACGTGCGTTTCTATCAGCGCCTGATGCAGGACATGCGCGAGGCGATCCGCGCGGCTCGCTTCCCCGCATTCAAGCGTGAGTTCCTGGCGGAGTACGGTGCGACGGCCGAACCGGGCGCGAATCTCAAGCGCCCGAGCGGGAGCCGCGGCCGGAAGAGCCGCGCCGGCGGCGCTTCCTCGCGCGACCGCCGCCGCTAGTCCCTCCAGTAGCCTGTTTCGGACCGGCCACCCAGTAGAATTCCTTGGAGGAGGCGCGCTTTCCCTCCGGGCGCACCTCGCTCACGTGGCCGAAGCGCTTGTTGAGCACGCCGCGAAAAGCCTGGCTCTGAGGCCCGGGAAAGGCCTTCACGACCAGCGTGCCCTTCGGCTCCATGACCCGATCCGCGACCGCCAGAGCCGCTTCGTGCAACTCTTCGATCGCGGCGCGATCCACGTCCTTGATGCCCGTGAGCTTTGGCGCGGCATCGCAGAGCACCGCGACGGCTTTGCGATCTCCCAGATGTGCAGCGATCTGATCAGCCGCGTCAGATTGCGTCATATCGAGCTGTAGCGACACGACCGGTGGCGCGAGGGGTTCGATCTCGTCGATATCCACGCCGATCACGAAGCCCTGCTCTCCGACGCGTTCTGCCAGGATCTGCAACCAGCCGCCGGGCCAGCTACCCAGATCGACGACGGCATCACCGGGCTTCAGCCGCGCAAAGTTTCCGAGCAGGCTCTCCAGCTTATAAGCAGCCCGAGAGCGAAAACCCTCTTCCTTCGCCTTGCGGTAGAAGGAATCCTGGCGCTCGTAGCGAGCCGTGACCAGTCGCCTTCAGGTCCGGTCTAGACGGCGGGACGAATGCGGACCAGGCCGTTGCGATGGCCGGGAACCGAACCACTGATGAACAGGAGGTTCTTTTCCGCGTCGATCTTTACGACCTTGAGACCGCGCATCGTCGTGCGCGTATTGCCGTGCTGGCCGGCCATCTTCTTGCCGGGCAGGATGCGACCGGGATAGGTTCCCGCCGACATCGCGCCACCGTGGCGGTAGTACTCATGGGTACCGTGGGTCTGGCTGTGAGTCTGGAAGTTGTGCCGCCGGACCACGCCGCTGAAACCGCGACCTTTGCTGGTTCCACTCAGGTCGACGTCCTGGCCTTCCTCGAAAGTGCTGCAGCCGAGCTCCTGGCCGACCTCGAGCGCGGCCAGCTCTTCCTCGCTGAGGCGGACCTCGAAGAGGACGCGTTTGGGATCGACTCCGCCCCGTTTGAAATGGCCCATCAGGGCCTTGGTAGCGTGCTTTTCCTTGCGCTCCTCGAAGCCGAGCTGGACCGCGGAGTAGCCGTCGGTCTCCTCGCTCTTCTTCTGGACCACGGTACAGGGCCCCGCGCGCACGACCGTGACGGCAACCCGGTTCCCGTCTTCGCTGAAGATCTGCGTCATTCCCAGTTTGCGACCAACGATTTCCACGAGACCAGCTCCTTGGCGCCCTTGCTCGGGCGCACCCTCCTGTGAGGGGCGGCGCATTATAGCGGCGAGGCGACCGATGCGCGACCGTTGTGGATCACCTCTTGTCTGGAGAACCCTCTATGCGGCTCTTTGCGCGCCTTGGCCTTTTCGCCCTCCTGCTGATCGTCCTGCTGATCGGCGGAATCGTGATCTATTTCAACAACATCGCTCGGGCGGGGATCGAAGGCGGCGCCAGCCATGCGCTCGGGGTAGAGACCGTCCTTTCCAGTTTCCGGCTGCGCCCGATTCGGGGCGAAATCGGGCTTTCCGGACTCGATATCAAGAACCCTCCGGGATTCGAACGCCCCAGCTTCATGAAACTGGGCAGCGCCAGCGCCAGCGTGGACCTGCAGAGTCTCACTTCCGATGTGATCGTGATCCCGAAAATCGATCTCACGGGATTCGAGATGACTCTCGAGCAGAACAGCGGGGGCTCCAACTACGGAACAGTGCTCGATAACCTCGAGAAGCTGAGCCCGGGAGGCGAGCCGGAAAGCGAAACCGAGCCCGGTGCCGAAAAACGCGTCGTGATTCGGGAATTGCTGATTCGCGACATCTCCGCCTACACGAAATTCTCGCGCGCCGGGGTATCCCTTCCGGAGATCGAGTTCCAGGTTCCGGAAATTCGCCTGACGAACCTCGGAGAAGAAGGCGGGGGTATCTCGATACCGGAGGTCATGGCGCTGGTAACACAGACGGTGCTGCGCGCAGTCGTGAAGAAATCGGGCGCGCTACCCCTGGGGCTCGCGCGCGATCTGACGGGTCGCCTCGACAAACTATCGGCGGCACTTCCCGTTCACAAAGTCGCGACCACGCTTGGCGGGACGGCCGACAAGCTCGGCGACACGGGCCGAAAAGCCGCAGAAGCTCTTGGCTCCGGGGTCGAGGGCGTAACCAGCGGCACCGGCAAGGCTGTGGACAAGCTCAAAGGATTCCTGGGGGGCAAGAAGGAAAAGTAGTTCCCCCGGGACAGCCCCGTCATGAGTACTGCCTCGTGCCCAGCTGCGCCGGCTTCGTGCCCGAAACGGCACCGTTTCGTATAGTCAAAGCCTGGAAAACAAGAGACCCACCCCCCGGATCGCTCCGGCGGTGGGCATCTTTGCGTTAACGACCTGGAATTGAGGGATCGGTGCGAGTCAGCGAGCTGATCGAGAGTGTCGCAGGCCGAGAACGGCCACTGCGACTACTGCGCGTGCGGGGAACGGCCGGGGCGTTCCTCGTCGCGCACCTGCGTGCAGAGCACAAGGGTCCACTGCTCGTGATCTCGCCCAGCTCGAAAGCCGCCGAGACATTTGACGGTGCGTTGCGGGCGTTTTCGCCGGAGACGGACACGACGATCTTCCGGCGCCACGACACTCCGCCCTACGATCGCTTCTCGCCCCATCCCGAGATCGAGAACCGACGCATGAGTCTTTTGTACTCCTTGCTGTCGGCGGGCGGGGATACACCTCTCACACTGATCGCGCCCTGGACCGCGCTGATGCGACGCGTGCCATCGCGGTCCGAGCTGCGGGGGCGCATCACGCATCTGGAGTGCGGACTGACTCTGGACCGCGACGCGTTGCTCGAGGTCCTGGTCTCGGCGGGGTACCACCGCGCGAGTCTGGTCGAAGAACGCGGCGAAGTCGCGGCCCGCGGCGGGATCCTCGATTTGTTTCCGCCGCACTTCGACAAGCCCGTGCGCATCGAGTTCGACTTCGACCAGATCGGTTCGATCCGGCAGTTCGATTCAGCGACCCAGCGTTCGGAGAGCGAACTTCGCAGCTTCGTCGCGATCCCTCCACGCTCCTATCGCCTGCCCAACAATCTGGACGACCTGGTCAGGCGTGTGCGTGAGATGGGGCGCGATGCACGCATTCCCGAATCGAACATCTACTCGCTGACCGAAGCATTGGCCCGCCGACATCTGCCGACCGGCATCGAGAACCTGGAAGCGCTTTTCCACGATCACATGGAGACGGTTTTCGATTACCTGCCCGAGTCGACGCTGATCGTAATGGACGATCCCGAAGCGATCGCGACCCGCGCCCAGGCCTACACCGAAGAGATCTTTCAGGGTCACTCCCACGCCCAGGCTCTGGATCAGCTCGTCTGCGATCCGTTGAGTCTCTTCATCGCCGACGACACCGCTTTCGACCTGGTCAGGGCGCGGCGGCCCGTACTGCTCGACCGTCTGGGCGTCCGCGATCTGGCTGCGAACGAGGAGATCGCGGATCTTCAGGCGAAAGATCACCGCGTTCTGCGCCAGGAGATCCAGGACAACCGCGGTAGCGGCCGCGCCCTGCAACCTCTGGCCGACCAACTCGAGCGCTGGCAGACCGAAGGTCGGCGCGTGCGCATTACCTGTCCATCGCTTTCGGCCGCCGAACGCCTCGCCGACATTCTGGCCGACTACAACCGCGACCTCCCAATCGCGCGCACCGGCGGTGAAGAGCGCTCCGGTGAGTGGACCGACTGGCCCGAGCCCGGTGCCGTCGATATCGCCCTCGCGAAACTCGAAGACGGTTTCGAACTGCCCGACGAGAACCTCGTCCTGCTGACCGAACAGAACATCTTCGGTACACGCCTACAGTCACGCCGACCTGTGCGTCGCACGCGAGAGGGCCAATCGATCGATCGGCTGGCGCAGATCCAACAGGGCGATTTCCTGGTTCACGCGGAACACGGAATTGGCCTGTACGGCGGGTTGCTCCAGTTGAACGCCGGAGGCGTGCGACAGGAATTCCTGCTGCTGGAATACGGCCAGGGCGACAAGCTGTATATTCCCGTTTCGCGCCTCGGTCAGATACAGCGCTTCGCCAGCGCCGACGGTTCGACGCCTTCTCTGGACAAACTCGGCGGCCAGGTGTGGACGCGTACGAAAGCGCGTGTGCGCAAGGCCATACGCGACATGGCCGACGCGTTGCTCGCGGTGATCGCCGCGCGCAAAGTGTTGAGAGGTTTCGCTTTCCCACCACCCGACCCGAGCTACGAGGAATTCGAAGCGCGCTTTCCCTACGAAGACACACCGGACCAGAACCGCGCCAGTCAGGATGTACTCGAGGACATGCAACGCGAGCAGCCCATGGACCGGCTCGTATGCGGAGATGTCGGTTTCGGCAAGACTGAAATCGCCTGTCGAGCGGCCTTTGTCGCAACGGCCGCTGGCAAGCAGGTCGCGTTCCTGGTTCCGACGACCGTTTTGTGCCAGCAGCATCTCGAAACGCTCAAAGAGCGGTTCGCAGAAACACCTGTGCAGGTGGCTTCGCTATCGCGTCTCTCGTCCACCAAAGAGGCGCGAGCGGTTCGTGAAGGCCTGGCCGCGGGACAGATCGACATCGTCGTCGGCACTCATCGGCTGCTTTCCAAAGACATCAGCTTCCGCAATCTGGGACTCGTGGTCGTCGACGAGGAGCACCGCTTCGGCGTGGCTCATAAAGAGCGCCTCAAGCAGATGCGCAAACTCATCGACGTGCTGACTCTCTCGGCCACACCGATTCCACGCACGTTGCAGATGGCGTTTTCGGGCATGCGCGAACTTTCGGTGATTGCCACACCGCCTCCAGAACGCCTGGCGGTGCGCACCCAGGTGTGTCGCTTCGGCGACGAGATCATTCGAGAGTCGATTGAACGCGAGCTACGCCGCGGGGGTCAGGTGTTCTTCGTCCACAATCGCATCGAAACGATCGCGGAGATGGGCCACTTCCTGCGAAACCTGATGCCGGATATTCGCATCGCCATCGCGCACGGCCAGATGCATGCGCAGAAACTCGAAGAGGTGATGCTGGCCTTCATGAAGCGTGACTACGACGTGCTCCTGTGCACGGCGATCATCGAGTCGGGTCTCGACATTCCCAACGCCAACACGATCCTGATCAACCGGGCCGATATGTTCGGAATGGCACAGCTCTACCAGCTGCGGGGGCGCGTCGGACGCAGCGATCGCAGGGCTTATGCCTATCTGTTTTTGCCGCCAGGTGGTGGAATTTCCGAAGACGCACTGCGCCGGCTCGAAGCGATCCAGGACCTGTCGGAACTGGGGGCGGGCTTCCGTCTGGCAACCGAGGACCTGGAGATCCGGGGCGCCGGAAACATGCTGGGCGGTGAGCAATCGGGGAATATCGCCTCGGTCGGCTATGACCTGTACATGCAGATGCTCGAGGAGGCGATCGCGCGCTTGCAGGGCGAGGGGATCGAGGAGTTCATCGAACCCGAGATCCGCCTGCCGGTTCCGGCATTGCTGCCCGAGGACTACATTCCAGACGTCAGTCAGCGGCTGGTGTTGTACAAGCGGCTCTCGTCCGCACGCAACGTCGAAGATCTCGATGATGTGCGCTCGGACCTGCTCGACCGCTTTGGAGCACTACCTTCCGAAGCGCAGTGCCTTTGCGAGGTCATTCGTTTGAAGGTCCGTTGTCGCACGCTCGGTATCGAATCCGCCGAGGTCAAAAATGGAGAACTGGTCATGCGAGTCGCCGAACAGGCGCGTATCGAT includes:
- the rplC gene encoding 50S ribosomal protein L3, with product MRRPSQEGAPEQGRQGAGLVEIVGRKLGMTQIFSEDGNRVAVTVVRAGPCTVVQKKSEETDGYSAVQLGFEERKEKHATKALMGHFKRGGVDPKRVLFEVRLSEEELAALEVGQELGCSTFEEGQDVDLSGTSKGRGFSGVVRRHNFQTHSQTHGTHEYYRHGGAMSAGTYPGRILPGKKMAGQHGNTRTTMRGLKVVKIDAEKNLLFISGSVPGHRNGLVRIRPAV
- the tgt gene encoding tRNA guanosine(34) transglycosylase Tgt: MQWPIRSARCESPPRSCSATPSSSSARSERPPVIRWTLEATDPSCAARTGHLETPRGQVETPIFMPVGTRAAVRGMAPDQLRDAGAEILLANTYHLMLRPGADLVRKAGGLHRFMAWNGPILTDSGGFQVFSLKNKEIERDGVRFRNEIDGNEVFMTPESSIEIQHALGADIIMAFDECTPFPADREMAQRGVDSTLRWLERCVKAHGSSEQALFGIVQGSVYPDLRQRCAAAVCAHDLPGFAIGGVSVGEGIEELKRIVSVTAPLLPEDKPRYLMGVGLPEDLLESVERGMDMFDCVIPTRYARSATLFTRRGRIRMTHKNYRRDFFPIDPSCDCYACRTFTRAYLHHLYGANEILSTILGAIHNVRFYQRLMQDMREAIRAARFPAFKREFLAEYGATAEPGANLKRPSGSRGRKSRAGGASSRDRRR
- the mfd gene encoding transcription-repair coupling factor translates to MRVSELIESVAGRERPLRLLRVRGTAGAFLVAHLRAEHKGPLLVISPSSKAAETFDGALRAFSPETDTTIFRRHDTPPYDRFSPHPEIENRRMSLLYSLLSAGGDTPLTLIAPWTALMRRVPSRSELRGRITHLECGLTLDRDALLEVLVSAGYHRASLVEERGEVAARGGILDLFPPHFDKPVRIEFDFDQIGSIRQFDSATQRSESELRSFVAIPPRSYRLPNNLDDLVRRVREMGRDARIPESNIYSLTEALARRHLPTGIENLEALFHDHMETVFDYLPESTLIVMDDPEAIATRAQAYTEEIFQGHSHAQALDQLVCDPLSLFIADDTAFDLVRARRPVLLDRLGVRDLAANEEIADLQAKDHRVLRQEIQDNRGSGRALQPLADQLERWQTEGRRVRITCPSLSAAERLADILADYNRDLPIARTGGEERSGEWTDWPEPGAVDIALAKLEDGFELPDENLVLLTEQNIFGTRLQSRRPVRRTREGQSIDRLAQIQQGDFLVHAEHGIGLYGGLLQLNAGGVRQEFLLLEYGQGDKLYIPVSRLGQIQRFASADGSTPSLDKLGGQVWTRTKARVRKAIRDMADALLAVIAARKVLRGFAFPPPDPSYEEFEARFPYEDTPDQNRASQDVLEDMQREQPMDRLVCGDVGFGKTEIACRAAFVATAAGKQVAFLVPTTVLCQQHLETLKERFAETPVQVASLSRLSSTKEARAVREGLAAGQIDIVVGTHRLLSKDISFRNLGLVVVDEEHRFGVAHKERLKQMRKLIDVLTLSATPIPRTLQMAFSGMRELSVIATPPPERLAVRTQVCRFGDEIIRESIERELRRGGQVFFVHNRIETIAEMGHFLRNLMPDIRIAIAHGQMHAQKLEEVMLAFMKRDYDVLLCTAIIESGLDIPNANTILINRADMFGMAQLYQLRGRVGRSDRRAYAYLFLPPGGGISEDALRRLEAIQDLSELGAGFRLATEDLEIRGAGNMLGGEQSGNIASVGYDLYMQMLEEAIARLQGEGIEEFIEPEIRLPVPALLPEDYIPDVSQRLVLYKRLSSARNVEDLDDVRSDLLDRFGALPSEAQCLCEVIRLKVRCRTLGIESAEVKNGELVMRVAEQARIDPRQLVRFIERPGTPIRVTPERQICLALRRSDDSLAEAFGLLDLIAPEKNEDGTAGETGAAKEEAR
- a CDS encoding RlmE family RNA methyltransferase — its product is MVTARYERQDSFYRKAKEEGFRSRAAYKLESLLGNFARLKPGDAVVDLGSWPGGWLQILAERVGEQGFVIGVDIDEIEPLAPPVVSLQLDMTQSDAADQIAAHLGDRKAVAVLCDAAPKLTGIKDVDRAAIEELHEAALAVADRVMEPKGTLVVKAFPGPQSQAFRGVLNKRFGHVSEVRPEGKRASSKEFYWVAGPKQATGGTSGGGRARKRRRRGSSGRGSRSGA